Proteins found in one Takifugu flavidus isolate HTHZ2018 chromosome 7, ASM371156v2, whole genome shotgun sequence genomic segment:
- the LOC130529246 gene encoding torsin-1A-interacting protein 1-like isoform X2 has protein sequence MRVLRRSARQMGKSMSYERTPRGPVTRSKKSSTKHPTVLRHSKDLKRGTKVDKSPRKRPLGSKGDMARGDHKKDRNIQSSELMEVNEDLQMDAVQDSSRGHDGAAIPRPHEDRNFSSHVVASVRCRIPVNENVKESTLTEGYIRITANQDYQRKMEAKTMRLEMPPANHHIRSVYPAPESYTTIRKPVNNNPLHKEHFQHQERETKEAAVIKDSLITSGRGWCHWPLIFTVLLICVTILLALKFLPRDQSLIKGGDHPCRAPELETFADQLSLLQTQFPSQRPELWRRSKIHLEKHLKTAQPTEPVSLIFTAGLGAEQTLRCLAQRLAASFSSALNGSLLYIDGADTAGMDSDQVKLDIDNQLRAAFEGDKPAAVIHRLEEFPPGSTLIFYRYCDHEHAAYKRVFLLFTVLLPQDVLGEKKSLREVEENVQDYLRERLVDSNIVSYNGMDGDKYGGLWSRISHLILPVVLEKEVELRGC, from the exons ATGCGGGTTCTGAGAAGATCAGCACGGCAGATGGGTAAAT CAATGAGTTACGAGAGGACCCCTAGAGGTCCTGTAACGAGATCTAAAAAGAGTTCAACCAAACATCCGACCGTGCTGAGACATTCCAAGGACTTGAAAAGAGGCACCAAAGTTGACA AGTCACCCAGGAAAAGACCCCTGGGGTCTAAAGGAGACATGGCCAGGGGTGATCATAAGAAGGATAGGAATATTCAGAGCTCTGAACTTATGGAGGTTAATGAAGACCTCCAAATGGATGCTGTCCAGGATTCCTCACGTGGACACG ATGGTGCAGCCATACCGCGGCCCCATGAAGACAGGAACTTTTCATCTCATGTAGTGGCCAGTGTACGCTGTCGAATCCCTgtaaatgaaaatgttaaag AAAGCACATTAACTGAAGGATATATAAGGATTACTGCCAATCAAGACTACCAGAGGAAAATGGAGGCCAAAACAATGAGACTTG AAATGCCACCAGCTAATCATCATATTCGGAGTGTGTATCCGGCCCCAGAAAGTTACACAACAATCCGGAAACCTGTGAACAACAATCCATTACATAAAGAACATTTCCAGCACCAAGAAAGAG aaacaaaggaagcTGCTGTAATTAAAGACAGCTTGATAACATCCGGCAGAG GGTGGTGCCACTGGCCTTTGATTTTCACGGTTCTGCTCATCTGTGTCACCATTTTGCTGGCGTTAAAGTTCCTTCCTCGAGACCAGAGTCTCATAAAGGGTGGAGATCATCCGTGCAGGGCTCCTGAGCTGGAAACATTTGCAGATCAGCTGAGTCTTCTGCAAACTCAGTTTCCGAGTCAGCGGCCTgaactgtggaggaggagcaaaaTCCACCTGGAGAAACACCTGAAAACCGCCCAGCCCACCGAGCCGGTCAGTCTGATCTTCACCGCTGGCCTCGGAGCAGAGCAGACACTGCGCTGCCTGGCTCAAAGGCTGgccgcctccttctcctctgccctcAATGGATCTCTGCTCTACATTGATGGAGCAGATACAGCCGGAATGGACAGTGACCAAGTGAAGCTGGACATCGACAACCAGTTACGAGCAGCTTTTGAAGGAGACAAGCCTGCTGCCGTCATCCATCGCCTCGAAGAGTTCCCTCCTGGCTCCACCCTCATTTTTTACCGCTACTGTGACCATGAGCACGCCGCCTACAAGCGAGTGTTCTTGCTGTTCACTGTGCTGTTGCCCCAAGACGTGCTCGGGGAGAAGAAGAGTCTGAGAGAAGTGGAGGAGAATGTCCAGGATTACCTCAGAGAGAGGCTGGTGGACTCCAACATCGTGAGCTAcaatgggatggatggagacaAATACGGAGGACTGTGGAGCCGCATCTCACATCTGATCCTGCCCGTGGTGTTGGAGAAAGAAGTAGAGCTGAGAGGATGCTAA
- the LOC130529246 gene encoding torsin-1A-interacting protein 2-like isoform X1 yields the protein MRVLRRSARQMGKSMSYERTPRGPVTRSKKSSTKHPTVLRHSKDLKRGTKVDKSPRKRPLGSKGDMARGDHKKDRNIQSSELMEVNEDLQMDAVQDSSRGHDGAAIPRPHEDRNFSSHVVASVRCRIPVNENVKESTLTEGYIRITANQDYQRKMEAKTMRLEMPPANHHIRSVYPAPESYTTIRKPVNNNPLHKEHFQHQERVCLPKETKEAAVIKDSLITSGRGWCHWPLIFTVLLICVTILLALKFLPRDQSLIKGGDHPCRAPELETFADQLSLLQTQFPSQRPELWRRSKIHLEKHLKTAQPTEPVSLIFTAGLGAEQTLRCLAQRLAASFSSALNGSLLYIDGADTAGMDSDQVKLDIDNQLRAAFEGDKPAAVIHRLEEFPPGSTLIFYRYCDHEHAAYKRVFLLFTVLLPQDVLGEKKSLREVEENVQDYLRERLVDSNIVSYNGMDGDKYGGLWSRISHLILPVVLEKEVELRGC from the exons ATGCGGGTTCTGAGAAGATCAGCACGGCAGATGGGTAAAT CAATGAGTTACGAGAGGACCCCTAGAGGTCCTGTAACGAGATCTAAAAAGAGTTCAACCAAACATCCGACCGTGCTGAGACATTCCAAGGACTTGAAAAGAGGCACCAAAGTTGACA AGTCACCCAGGAAAAGACCCCTGGGGTCTAAAGGAGACATGGCCAGGGGTGATCATAAGAAGGATAGGAATATTCAGAGCTCTGAACTTATGGAGGTTAATGAAGACCTCCAAATGGATGCTGTCCAGGATTCCTCACGTGGACACG ATGGTGCAGCCATACCGCGGCCCCATGAAGACAGGAACTTTTCATCTCATGTAGTGGCCAGTGTACGCTGTCGAATCCCTgtaaatgaaaatgttaaag AAAGCACATTAACTGAAGGATATATAAGGATTACTGCCAATCAAGACTACCAGAGGAAAATGGAGGCCAAAACAATGAGACTTG AAATGCCACCAGCTAATCATCATATTCGGAGTGTGTATCCGGCCCCAGAAAGTTACACAACAATCCGGAAACCTGTGAACAACAATCCATTACATAAAGAACATTTCCAGCACCAAGAAAGAG TTTGTCTtccaaaagaaacaaaggaagcTGCTGTAATTAAAGACAGCTTGATAACATCCGGCAGAG GGTGGTGCCACTGGCCTTTGATTTTCACGGTTCTGCTCATCTGTGTCACCATTTTGCTGGCGTTAAAGTTCCTTCCTCGAGACCAGAGTCTCATAAAGGGTGGAGATCATCCGTGCAGGGCTCCTGAGCTGGAAACATTTGCAGATCAGCTGAGTCTTCTGCAAACTCAGTTTCCGAGTCAGCGGCCTgaactgtggaggaggagcaaaaTCCACCTGGAGAAACACCTGAAAACCGCCCAGCCCACCGAGCCGGTCAGTCTGATCTTCACCGCTGGCCTCGGAGCAGAGCAGACACTGCGCTGCCTGGCTCAAAGGCTGgccgcctccttctcctctgccctcAATGGATCTCTGCTCTACATTGATGGAGCAGATACAGCCGGAATGGACAGTGACCAAGTGAAGCTGGACATCGACAACCAGTTACGAGCAGCTTTTGAAGGAGACAAGCCTGCTGCCGTCATCCATCGCCTCGAAGAGTTCCCTCCTGGCTCCACCCTCATTTTTTACCGCTACTGTGACCATGAGCACGCCGCCTACAAGCGAGTGTTCTTGCTGTTCACTGTGCTGTTGCCCCAAGACGTGCTCGGGGAGAAGAAGAGTCTGAGAGAAGTGGAGGAGAATGTCCAGGATTACCTCAGAGAGAGGCTGGTGGACTCCAACATCGTGAGCTAcaatgggatggatggagacaAATACGGAGGACTGTGGAGCCGCATCTCACATCTGATCCTGCCCGTGGTGTTGGAGAAAGAAGTAGAGCTGAGAGGATGCTAA
- the LOC130528213 gene encoding torsin-1A-interacting protein 2-like isoform X3, whose translation MDSSVSDGAGKHALRRSTRQTSGKLTTYEATPRGPLKRTRSSRISSLPVVAYSKELEDDIEDDESLSEKRRREAEGDMARVGHENDRNVQRSEPMEVEEDLGRDAVQDSSRRQESLKKRRLEAEEHMARDGHENDGSELMEVNEDLQMDAVQDSSRGHDGAAIPRPHEDRNFSSHVVASVRCRIPVNENVKESTLTEGHVASTKPPARLKAPRQRPDMSDIRITANQDYQRKIEAKTMRLEMPPANHHIRSVYPAPENYTTIRKPVNNNPLHKEHFQHQERVCLPKETKKAAVIKDSLITSGRGWCHWPLIFTVLLICVTILLALKFLPRDQSLIKGGDHPCRAPELETFADQLSLLQTQFPSQRPELWRRSKIHLEKHLKTAQPTEPVSLIFTAGLGAEQTLRCLAQGLAASFSSALNGSLLYIDGADTAGMDSDQVKLDIDNQLRAAFEGDKPAAVIHRLEEFPPGSTLIFYRYCDHEHAAYKRVFLLFTVLLPQDVLGEKKSLREVEENVQDYLRERLVDSNNTVSYNGMDGDKYGGLWSRISHLILPVVLEKEVELRGC comes from the exons ATGGATTCAAGTGTTTCTGACGGTGCAGGGAAGCATGCTCTGAGAAGATCAACACGGCAGACATCGGGTAAAC TAACGACTTACGAAGCAACCCCTAGAGGTCCTCTAAAGAGAACTAGGAGTTCAAGGATATCATCTCTTCCTGTGGTCGCTTATTCCAAGGAGTTGGAGGACGACATCGAGGATGATg AGTCTCTTAGCGAGAAAAGACGCCGGGAGGCTGAAGGAGACATGGCCAGGGTTGGTCATGAGAATGACAGGAATGTTCAGAGATCTGAACCTATGGAGGTTGAAGAAGACCTCGGAAGGGATGCTGTTCAGGATTCCTCACGTCGACAAG AGTCTCTCAAGAAAAGACGCCTGGAGGCTGAAGAACACATGGCCAGGGATGGTCATGAGAACGATGGATCTGAACTTATGGAGGTTAATGAAGACCTCCAAATGGATGCTGTCCAGGATTCCTCACGTGGACACG ATGGTGCAGCCATACCGCGGCCCCATGAAGACAGGAACTTTTCATCTCATGTAGTGGCCAGTGTACGCTGTCGAATCCCTgtaaatgaaaatgttaaag AAAGCACATTAACTGAAGGACATGTGGCATCCACCAAGCCTCCAGCCCGACTCAAGGCACCACGGCAGAGACCTGATATGTCCGATATAAGGATTACTGCCAATCAAGACTACCAGAGGAAAATAGAGGCCAAAACAATGAGACTTG AAATGCCACCAGCTAATCATCATATTCGGAGTGTGTATCCGGCCCCAGAAAATTACACAACAATTCGGAAACCTGTGAACAACAATCCATTACATAAAGAACATTTCCAGCACCAAGAAAGAG TTTGTCTtccaaaagaaacaaagaaagctGCTGTAATTAAAGACAGCTTGATAACATCTGGCAGAG GGTGGTGCCACTGGCCTTTGATTTTCACGGTTCTGCTCATCTGTGTCACCATTTTGCTGGCGTTAAAGTTCCTTCCTCGAGACCAGAGTCTCATAAAGGGTGGAGATCATCCGTGCAGGGCTCCTGAGCTGGAAACATTTGCAGATCAGCTGAGTCTTCTGCAAACTCAGTTTCCGAGTCAGCGGCCTgaactgtggaggaggagcaaaaTCCACCTGGAGAAACACCTGAAAACCGCCCAGCCCACCGAGCCGGTCAGTCTGATCTTCACCGCTGGCCTCGGAGCGGAGCAGACACTGCGCTGCCTGGCTCAAGGGCTGgccgcctccttctcctctgccctcAATGGATCTCTGCTCTACATTGATGGAGCAGATACAGCCGGAATGGACAGTGACCAAGTGAAGCTGGACATCGACAACCAGTTACGAGCAGCTTTTGAAGGAGACAAGCCTGCTGCCGTCATCCATCGCCTCGAAGAGTTCCCTCCTGGCTCCACCCTCATTTTTTACCGCTACTGTGACCATGAGCACGCCGCCTACAAGCGAGTGTTCTTGCTGTTCACTGTGCTGTTGCCCCAAGACGTGCTCGGGGAGAAGAAGAGTCTGAGAGAAGTGGAGGAGAATGTCCAGGATTACCTCAGAGAGAGGCTGGTGGACTCCAACAACACCGTGAGCTAcaatgggatggatggagacaAATACGGAGGACTGTGGAGCCGCATCTCACATCTGATCCTGCCCGTGGTGTTGGAGAAAGAAGTAGAGCTGAGAGGATGCTAA
- the LOC130528213 gene encoding torsin-1A-interacting protein 2-like isoform X2, which translates to MDSSVSDGAGKHALRRSTRQTSGKLTTYEATPRGPLKRTRSSRISSLPVVAYSKELEDDIEDDESLSEKRRREAEGDMARVGHENDRNVQRSEPMEVEEDLGRDAVQDSSRRQAMSYERTPRGPVTRSKKSLTKRPTVLRDSNDLERDDKSLKKRRLEAEEHMARDGHENDGSELMEVNEDLQMDAVQDSSRGHDGAAIPRPHEDRNFSSHVVASVRCRIPVNENVKESTLTEGHVASTKPPARLKAPRQRPDMSDIRITANQDYQRKIEAKTMRLEMPPANHHIRSVYPAPENYTTIRKPVNNNPLHKEHFQHQERETKKAAVIKDSLITSGRGWCHWPLIFTVLLICVTILLALKFLPRDQSLIKGGDHPCRAPELETFADQLSLLQTQFPSQRPELWRRSKIHLEKHLKTAQPTEPVSLIFTAGLGAEQTLRCLAQGLAASFSSALNGSLLYIDGADTAGMDSDQVKLDIDNQLRAAFEGDKPAAVIHRLEEFPPGSTLIFYRYCDHEHAAYKRVFLLFTVLLPQDVLGEKKSLREVEENVQDYLRERLVDSNNTVSYNGMDGDKYGGLWSRISHLILPVVLEKEVELRGC; encoded by the exons ATGGATTCAAGTGTTTCTGACGGTGCAGGGAAGCATGCTCTGAGAAGATCAACACGGCAGACATCGGGTAAAC TAACGACTTACGAAGCAACCCCTAGAGGTCCTCTAAAGAGAACTAGGAGTTCAAGGATATCATCTCTTCCTGTGGTCGCTTATTCCAAGGAGTTGGAGGACGACATCGAGGATGATg AGTCTCTTAGCGAGAAAAGACGCCGGGAGGCTGAAGGAGACATGGCCAGGGTTGGTCATGAGAATGACAGGAATGTTCAGAGATCTGAACCTATGGAGGTTGAAGAAGACCTCGGAAGGGATGCTGTTCAGGATTCCTCACGTCGACAAG CAATGAGTTACGAGAGGACCCCTAGAGGTCCTGTAACGAGATCTAAAAAGAGTTTAACCAAACGTCCGACCGTGCTGAGAGATTCCAATGACTTGGAAAGAGATGACA AGTCTCTCAAGAAAAGACGCCTGGAGGCTGAAGAACACATGGCCAGGGATGGTCATGAGAACGATGGATCTGAACTTATGGAGGTTAATGAAGACCTCCAAATGGATGCTGTCCAGGATTCCTCACGTGGACACG ATGGTGCAGCCATACCGCGGCCCCATGAAGACAGGAACTTTTCATCTCATGTAGTGGCCAGTGTACGCTGTCGAATCCCTgtaaatgaaaatgttaaag AAAGCACATTAACTGAAGGACATGTGGCATCCACCAAGCCTCCAGCCCGACTCAAGGCACCACGGCAGAGACCTGATATGTCCGATATAAGGATTACTGCCAATCAAGACTACCAGAGGAAAATAGAGGCCAAAACAATGAGACTTG AAATGCCACCAGCTAATCATCATATTCGGAGTGTGTATCCGGCCCCAGAAAATTACACAACAATTCGGAAACCTGTGAACAACAATCCATTACATAAAGAACATTTCCAGCACCAAGAAAGAG aaacaaagaaagctGCTGTAATTAAAGACAGCTTGATAACATCTGGCAGAG GGTGGTGCCACTGGCCTTTGATTTTCACGGTTCTGCTCATCTGTGTCACCATTTTGCTGGCGTTAAAGTTCCTTCCTCGAGACCAGAGTCTCATAAAGGGTGGAGATCATCCGTGCAGGGCTCCTGAGCTGGAAACATTTGCAGATCAGCTGAGTCTTCTGCAAACTCAGTTTCCGAGTCAGCGGCCTgaactgtggaggaggagcaaaaTCCACCTGGAGAAACACCTGAAAACCGCCCAGCCCACCGAGCCGGTCAGTCTGATCTTCACCGCTGGCCTCGGAGCGGAGCAGACACTGCGCTGCCTGGCTCAAGGGCTGgccgcctccttctcctctgccctcAATGGATCTCTGCTCTACATTGATGGAGCAGATACAGCCGGAATGGACAGTGACCAAGTGAAGCTGGACATCGACAACCAGTTACGAGCAGCTTTTGAAGGAGACAAGCCTGCTGCCGTCATCCATCGCCTCGAAGAGTTCCCTCCTGGCTCCACCCTCATTTTTTACCGCTACTGTGACCATGAGCACGCCGCCTACAAGCGAGTGTTCTTGCTGTTCACTGTGCTGTTGCCCCAAGACGTGCTCGGGGAGAAGAAGAGTCTGAGAGAAGTGGAGGAGAATGTCCAGGATTACCTCAGAGAGAGGCTGGTGGACTCCAACAACACCGTGAGCTAcaatgggatggatggagacaAATACGGAGGACTGTGGAGCCGCATCTCACATCTGATCCTGCCCGTGGTGTTGGAGAAAGAAGTAGAGCTGAGAGGATGCTAA
- the LOC130528213 gene encoding torsin-1A-interacting protein 2-like isoform X1, producing the protein MDSSVSDGAGKHALRRSTRQTSGKLTTYEATPRGPLKRTRSSRISSLPVVAYSKELEDDIEDDESLSEKRRREAEGDMARVGHENDRNVQRSEPMEVEEDLGRDAVQDSSRRQAMSYERTPRGPVTRSKKSLTKRPTVLRDSNDLERDDKSLKKRRLEAEEHMARDGHENDGSELMEVNEDLQMDAVQDSSRGHDGAAIPRPHEDRNFSSHVVASVRCRIPVNENVKESTLTEGHVASTKPPARLKAPRQRPDMSDIRITANQDYQRKIEAKTMRLEMPPANHHIRSVYPAPENYTTIRKPVNNNPLHKEHFQHQERVCLPKETKKAAVIKDSLITSGRGWCHWPLIFTVLLICVTILLALKFLPRDQSLIKGGDHPCRAPELETFADQLSLLQTQFPSQRPELWRRSKIHLEKHLKTAQPTEPVSLIFTAGLGAEQTLRCLAQGLAASFSSALNGSLLYIDGADTAGMDSDQVKLDIDNQLRAAFEGDKPAAVIHRLEEFPPGSTLIFYRYCDHEHAAYKRVFLLFTVLLPQDVLGEKKSLREVEENVQDYLRERLVDSNNTVSYNGMDGDKYGGLWSRISHLILPVVLEKEVELRGC; encoded by the exons ATGGATTCAAGTGTTTCTGACGGTGCAGGGAAGCATGCTCTGAGAAGATCAACACGGCAGACATCGGGTAAAC TAACGACTTACGAAGCAACCCCTAGAGGTCCTCTAAAGAGAACTAGGAGTTCAAGGATATCATCTCTTCCTGTGGTCGCTTATTCCAAGGAGTTGGAGGACGACATCGAGGATGATg AGTCTCTTAGCGAGAAAAGACGCCGGGAGGCTGAAGGAGACATGGCCAGGGTTGGTCATGAGAATGACAGGAATGTTCAGAGATCTGAACCTATGGAGGTTGAAGAAGACCTCGGAAGGGATGCTGTTCAGGATTCCTCACGTCGACAAG CAATGAGTTACGAGAGGACCCCTAGAGGTCCTGTAACGAGATCTAAAAAGAGTTTAACCAAACGTCCGACCGTGCTGAGAGATTCCAATGACTTGGAAAGAGATGACA AGTCTCTCAAGAAAAGACGCCTGGAGGCTGAAGAACACATGGCCAGGGATGGTCATGAGAACGATGGATCTGAACTTATGGAGGTTAATGAAGACCTCCAAATGGATGCTGTCCAGGATTCCTCACGTGGACACG ATGGTGCAGCCATACCGCGGCCCCATGAAGACAGGAACTTTTCATCTCATGTAGTGGCCAGTGTACGCTGTCGAATCCCTgtaaatgaaaatgttaaag AAAGCACATTAACTGAAGGACATGTGGCATCCACCAAGCCTCCAGCCCGACTCAAGGCACCACGGCAGAGACCTGATATGTCCGATATAAGGATTACTGCCAATCAAGACTACCAGAGGAAAATAGAGGCCAAAACAATGAGACTTG AAATGCCACCAGCTAATCATCATATTCGGAGTGTGTATCCGGCCCCAGAAAATTACACAACAATTCGGAAACCTGTGAACAACAATCCATTACATAAAGAACATTTCCAGCACCAAGAAAGAG TTTGTCTtccaaaagaaacaaagaaagctGCTGTAATTAAAGACAGCTTGATAACATCTGGCAGAG GGTGGTGCCACTGGCCTTTGATTTTCACGGTTCTGCTCATCTGTGTCACCATTTTGCTGGCGTTAAAGTTCCTTCCTCGAGACCAGAGTCTCATAAAGGGTGGAGATCATCCGTGCAGGGCTCCTGAGCTGGAAACATTTGCAGATCAGCTGAGTCTTCTGCAAACTCAGTTTCCGAGTCAGCGGCCTgaactgtggaggaggagcaaaaTCCACCTGGAGAAACACCTGAAAACCGCCCAGCCCACCGAGCCGGTCAGTCTGATCTTCACCGCTGGCCTCGGAGCGGAGCAGACACTGCGCTGCCTGGCTCAAGGGCTGgccgcctccttctcctctgccctcAATGGATCTCTGCTCTACATTGATGGAGCAGATACAGCCGGAATGGACAGTGACCAAGTGAAGCTGGACATCGACAACCAGTTACGAGCAGCTTTTGAAGGAGACAAGCCTGCTGCCGTCATCCATCGCCTCGAAGAGTTCCCTCCTGGCTCCACCCTCATTTTTTACCGCTACTGTGACCATGAGCACGCCGCCTACAAGCGAGTGTTCTTGCTGTTCACTGTGCTGTTGCCCCAAGACGTGCTCGGGGAGAAGAAGAGTCTGAGAGAAGTGGAGGAGAATGTCCAGGATTACCTCAGAGAGAGGCTGGTGGACTCCAACAACACCGTGAGCTAcaatgggatggatggagacaAATACGGAGGACTGTGGAGCCGCATCTCACATCTGATCCTGCCCGTGGTGTTGGAGAAAGAAGTAGAGCTGAGAGGATGCTAA